TTTCGCACCGCCCGGCTGGGTAATCGCCATGCATCGCGTATGTATGTTATCGATTATTCAGGCCAATGGCGCTGGATTGATTCGAAGGCGGCTGTTACCAGGTCATTTGGCGATGCAACTCAGGGCACAGAAGGTCTGACCAAGCTGTATCATGGCATTATCGCGCGTGATGTGTTGATCCGCATCAAGGCGGAAACAGGATCATATTTGCACGGCGTCAGCCCGGATATATCTGGCGCATTGTCCATCGGCTTGCGTGTTGATCGCTTTGTCGAAATTGATTTCCCGTTTTCACTGCCTGGTGCCGCCGGGGGCAGCAACACCGGTCGCAGCGCCATGGGTACGCACAAGGGCAAGCTGGAAGATGATCCGCACATCAAGCCATATCGGAACCTTGTATGGCCTGACGAGATTCCCCGGTTTTTCAGTGTCGAGACAGTATGGGCGCAAGCGGGCTATGCTACCTTGCTCGCCAACAATATATCGCCTGAAAAAATGAACCTGGCCAGGCTTTACGGGCTATGCCTTGTCACGCACGGCAGTTACGCCGGCGAGATTTATAAATCCATAAAGTCCTGCTCACAAGGCAGGAACACGAGCCTGGTGTTGATGTTGATACAGGTTGCCCGGTACAGCATCGAATCACTTGCACTGAAAATATTTGCCTTGGCCCGGCGCCTGATGAAACCGTCAGTGAGCGCCGGAAGATTCTTTGTCAGTGACATCCCGGATATCCAGGCAGCCATGAGTCGGCTTGAAGAGATTATTGTCGAACGTGGTATTGGCTGGGATGACAACCTGAAAGACTGACTTTAGTCATAACAAAAAGCGCATTGGAGCAGTTTTTGAATAATACCGTTCATTGCCCGATTGGTGACAGCGAATCAATCCTCGGGTACGAAGTGCTCACCGATGACCTCTATGGTTCGGACCTTCGCGTAGATATCTATCGCTGCCAAAGCCAAGAGTGCAAACACGAGTTTGTTCCACCTTTGCCGGGTGCGGCAGCAATACGGGAAGCGTATACACGGTATTCAACGCATAGTTACAGCGATACACCTGTCGGCCTGGCGCACAGGGTTTACCAGGCCCTGGTCAGGATGGCCGGTTTCGCGCTGTTGCCTGCCATAGTTTTTGTTGTTTCGATTGTATTCAGGTTGCGCCCGGGCATTGGCGAGGAAGTTGTTGCCAGGGCCAGGCCATTAACAGTTTCCTGAGCAGTGACTCAGCATGCATTCGGCGAACACCGGCAATTGTAAAGGGAGAGCTTTGACATAATGGCCCTGTTGATCCACGCACCCAATGTTCATGTCGGTGGCGGCCTGCGCCTGCTGCGCGACCTGCTGGCGGCATTGCCGGAAGATTGTCGTTTCCTGCAGCTGGATGAACGCGTGCGTGGTCGGGTCGGGATTCCGGCACATATCACCGTGTCCTGGGTGGCGCCATCTATTCTCGCCCGCCTGGCTGCTGAAGGCCGGTTGCGCGCTGAAGTCGAGCCGGGCGATACGGTGTTGTGTTTTCATGGCATGCCACCGTTAACGCGGTTGCCGGGCACGATCGTGGTGTTTGTGCAAAACCGCATCCTGCTGGGTCGCGGCAGCCTCGCCGGCTTCAGTGCGTTTGTACGGTTTCGCCTCACCGTGGAAAGACTGTGGTGCCGCTGGTTCCGCGGCAATGTCGATCGTTACGTGGTGCAGACTCCTTCCATGGCCCGGGACCTGCAAGGCTGGCATGGCGGCCAGGTTGCCATCAAGGTTGCGCCCTTCATTGGCGATATCAGCAAGCCGTCAGCAACAGCCAAAACCGGGCCTGACTATATCTATATAGCCAGCGCCGAACCGCACAAGAACCATGTACGTTTGATTGATGCCTGGGTACTGCTGGCGCAACAAGGGCTGTTTCCGTCATTGCTGCTGACCGTCGATGAAAGCAAAACGCAGCTGATCGAACAAATCGAATCAGCGCGAACCGAATACAAAGCCAACATCATTAACTGCGGCTCGCTCAGTCATGATGAAGTGTTGCAGTTGTACGCCAGTGCCGGTGCGCTGGTATACCCGTCATTGTCCGAATCCTTCGGCCTGCCGCTGGTGGAAGCGCAGGCTTTCGATCTGCCCATTATCGCTTCCGAGCTGGATTACGTCCGCGATGTTGCCGAGCCGGTACAGAGCTTTGATCCGTGTTCACCGGTTTCCATCGCCCGCGCCGTGCGCAGGCACATGGCTGTCGCCGGGCAACCGCTGGTTATTCATACGGCAGCGGCGTTCTTCCGCGAGGTGAGAACGCATTGAAACTGCTGATCGTAAGCCAGTACTTTCACCCGGAACGTTTTCTGATTAATGATATCGCCCGGACACTGGCTGCGCGCGGCCATGAAGTCGATGTGCTCACCGGCAAGCCCAATTACCCTGAAGGCAGGTATTACCAGGGTTACGGTTTCTTCGGTATCAATCGTGAACAGTGGCAGGGCGTGAATATCTTTCGCCTGCCGCTGGCCGCGCGCGGTCGCGCCAATGCCATACGCCTGATCATCAACTACCTGTCGTTCGTGGTGTCGGGCCTGTTGCTCGGGCCCTGGGCGTTGCGTGGTCGTCGCCATGATTGCGTGCTGGTGTTCGCCAACTCACCGCTGCTGAAAGCCATTCCCGCCATATTCGTCAGCTGGATCAAGCGCGCGCCGCTGTTGATCTGGGTGCAGGACCTGTGGCCGGAAAGTCTCACCGCCACCGGTCACGTGAATAACTCGCTGGTCATGTCACTGGTCAGAAAGGTGGTGCGTTTTATTTACCGTCACGCCGACATGTTGTTGGTGCAGTCGCATGCGTTTGAGCCATCGATCCGGCAGCTCATGCCCGACGCGGTCATCCGCTATTACCCCAACTCGGTAGACCAGGTGTTCGATACGCCCGAGCACCAGCCGGGGCCGTGCCCGGCGCCAATGGCCGACGGATTCCGCGTCGTCTTTGCCGGCAATATCGGCTCGGCGCAGGCGCCGGACGTGATTGTCGAGGCGGCCGCGGCACTGGCCGATACGCCCGAAATACGCCTGGTGATGATAGGTGACGGCAGCAAGCGTGCATGGATGGAGCAGCAGGCGCAGCAGCGCGGCTTGACCAACCTGGTGTTTCCGGGCAGTTTTCCGCTGGAGCAGGTGCCCGGATTGCTGGCCCATGCCGACGTACTGTTGGCAACACTCAACAAGCAGCCTATCTTTGCCCTGACAATTCCCAGTAAAATCCAGTCCTACATGGCCATGGCCAGGCCGGTCGTGGTCAGTATTGATGGCGAGGGCGCGCGCATCGTCGAGGAAGCCGATTGCGGGCTGGCGGTTCCGGCAGGTGATGGCGCCGCGCTGGCGCAGGCCATTCGCCGGCTTCATGCCACGGACGCCGGGCAGCGCCGGCAGCTGGGGCAAAATGGCCGTCAGTATTACGAAACCCACTTTGGTCGGGAGCATTTAATGCAGGAACTGGTTACTCTCTGTCAGCAGGCCATGAACCGGGACCGGGAGCACAATCAATGAAGGTATTGGTATTTGGCGCCAGCGGCATGCTCGGTAATGCCGTCATGCGCGTATTGAGCGAATCCGCGGACCTGGATGTGTATGGCAGCGTGCGCTCCGGCGCGGCGAAGAAATATTTCCCCGAGGCCATTGCCGCAAAACTGATCACCGGCGTCGACGTGGAAAACCACGACAGCCTGGTCAATGTCTTCGCCGAGGTGAAGCCGGACATCATCATCAACTGCGTCGGCCTGATCAAGCAACTGGCCCACGCCAATGACCCGTTGTCAGCAATCCCCATTAACAGCCTGCTGCCACATCGGCTGGCGAAACTGGCGAAACTGGCCGGTGCGCGCATGATTCACATGAGCACCGATTGCGTCTTTACCGGCGAAAAAGGCGGCTATACTGAGGACGACAAATCCGACAGCACGGATTTATACGGCGTATCCAAGTATCTCGGTGAAGTGAAATACGATCACAGCATTACGCTGCGCACGTCCATCATCGGTCACGAGCTGGGTGGCGGCAGTAACGGCCTGGTCGGCTGGTTCCTGTCACAGCAAGGATCGTGCAAGGGGTTTACCCGGGCGATATTTTCCGGCTTGCCAACCGTGGTGCTGGCGCAGGTGATTCGTGACGTGGTAATCCCGCGCCCGCAAATGAGCGGCCTGTATCATGTTGCCGCTGCACCGATCAACAAGCACGACCTGATCACGCTGGTGGCAAAGCAGTACGGCAAGACTATCGATATCAGGCCTGACGACAAGCTGGTCATTGACCGCTCGCTGGATGCCAGCCGGTTCAACAGCGAAACCGGTTATACGCCGCCGGCCTGGGAAGAGCTGGTCAGGGTGATGCATACCTATTATATGAAGCAAGAGAGCAACAATGTTTGATGACAAGGTTTTAATGATTACCGGTGGTACCGGTTCTTTCGGCAACGCCGTGCTGGACCGGTTCCTGTCCACCAACGTGCGCGAGATCCGCATCTTCAGCCGCGATGAAAAGAAGCAGGAAGAAATGCGTCTCGGCAAGAACCATGACAAGCTCAAGTTCTACATCGGTGATGTGCGCAACTACGACAGTATTCACCAGGCCCTGAAGGGCGTCGATTATGTATTCCATGCCGCCGCGCTGAAGCAGGTACCGTCGTGCGAGTTCTACCCGCTTGAAGCGGTCAATACCAACATACTGGGTGCCGAGAACGTGCTGAACGCCGCGGTAGCGCAGGATGTCAAGCGCGTCATTGTGCTGAGTACCGACAAGGCCGTGTACCCGATCAATGCCATGGGCCTGTCGAAGGCAATGATGGAAAAACTCATGGTTGCCAAGTCGCGCATGTTTACCAACACCGAGACCGTCATGTGTGCCACGCGCTACGGCAATGTCATGGCGTCACGCGGTTCGGTAATCCCGTTGTTTATTTCACAGATACAGCAGGGCAAGCCGCTTACCGTTACCGACCCGGACATGACCCGGTTCCTGATGTCACTTGAAGATTCCGTTGACCTGGTGCTGCACGCCTACGCCCATGCCGAGCAGGGCGATATCTTTGTGCAGAAAGCGCCGGCATCAACAGTCGGTGACCTGGCCCAGGCCATGGTGGAACTGTTCGACAGCAAGCATGGTGTCAAGGTCATCGGCACACGTCATGGCGAAAAACTGTACGAATCACTGGTATCACGCGAGGAAATGGCGCATGCAGAAGACATGGGCCGTTATTACCGCGTACCGGCGGATAACCGCGATCTGAACTACAACAAGTATTTCTCTGATGGCGAGAAAGCCGTATCCACCCTTGACGACTACACGTCGCACAATACCGAGCGCCTGAACGTGGAGCAGGTCAAGCAGTTGCTGCTCAGCCTCGATATCATACAGGAAGCACTCAATGGTTAAGGTCATGACTATCGTCGGCACGCGCCCCGAGCTCATCAAGATGAGCCGGGTCATCGCCGAGTTTGATACGCATACCGATCACGTGCTGGTTCATACCGGCCAGAATTATGATTACGAACTGAACCAGGTGTTCTTCGATGACCTGGGTATCCGCAAGCCGGATCACTTTCTTGAAGCCGATGGCAAAACCGCGGCAGAAACCATCGCCAACGTCATCGCCGCCAGCGACCGGGTAATGGAACAGGAGCAACCCGACGCGGTATTGCTCTACGGTGATACCAACTCCTGCCTGTCGATCATCTCCGCCAAGCGTCGCAAGATTCCCGTGTTTCATTTCGAAGCCGGCAACCGCTGTTTCGACCAGCGCGTGCCCGAAGAAATCAATCGCAAGGTGCTGGACCACCTGGCAGATATCAACTTCGTGCTTACCGAGCATGCGCGGCGCTACCTGATAGCCGAAGGCATTGCCGCCAATACAATTATCAAGACCGGCTCACACATGACCGAGGTGCTGGAGTACTACCAAGACAAGATCGACCAGGCGCGACCGCTGGAGCCCATGGGCCTGGAGGCCGGAAGGTATTTCCTGGTCAGCCTGCATCGCGAGGAAAATGTTGATTCACCTCACAACCTGCGTGACCTGGTGGATTCGCTCAATGCGCTGGCCGAGCAGTATGATTTCCCGGTTATTGTGTCCACGCATCCGCGCACACGCAAACGCCTGGACCAGCTCGACAGCCTGCTTGCCAGTGACAGGATCCGTTTCATGAAGCCGTTCGGTTTCTGTGATTACATCCAGCTGCAGAAACAGGCGTTTTGCGTGTTGTCCGACAGCGGCACCATTACCGAGGAAACTGCGTTACTGGGCCTGACCGCCGTCAACGTGCGTAATGCGCACGAACGCCCGGAAGGGCCGGATGCCGGCACGCTGATTATGAGCGGCCTGAAAAAAGACCGGATTCTTGATGCCGTGCGTGTAACCATCGATATGACTGCCCAGGCCCAGAACAGTGACCCGGTGGCGGATTACCAGAGCCGGTCTGTATCAAAGAAAGTCCTGAAAGCGGTGCTGAGCAATATCGACCATGTCAATCGCACGGTC
The DNA window shown above is from Gammaproteobacteria bacterium and carries:
- a CDS encoding glycosyltransferase, with amino-acid sequence MNDGKPVISVVVATHNRSVYAISAIRGILAIKSNDLQLVVHDSSDDGKLAAAVSEFAADNRFVYRHSETRLSMTDNYCQALDLATADYVCVIGDDDGVSSAIVELAHWAKRHQVDAVVPKISANYAWPDFRTARLGNRHASRMYVIDYSGQWRWIDSKAAVTRSFGDATQGTEGLTKLYHGIIARDVLIRIKAETGSYLHGVSPDISGALSIGLRVDRFVEIDFPFSLPGAAGGSNTGRSAMGTHKGKLEDDPHIKPYRNLVWPDEIPRFFSVETVWAQAGYATLLANNISPEKMNLARLYGLCLVTHGSYAGEIYKSIKSCSQGRNTSLVLMLIQVARYSIESLALKIFALARRLMKPSVSAGRFFVSDIPDIQAAMSRLEEIIVERGIGWDDNLKD
- a CDS encoding glycosyltransferase, coding for MALLIHAPNVHVGGGLRLLRDLLAALPEDCRFLQLDERVRGRVGIPAHITVSWVAPSILARLAAEGRLRAEVEPGDTVLCFHGMPPLTRLPGTIVVFVQNRILLGRGSLAGFSAFVRFRLTVERLWCRWFRGNVDRYVVQTPSMARDLQGWHGGQVAIKVAPFIGDISKPSATAKTGPDYIYIASAEPHKNHVRLIDAWVLLAQQGLFPSLLLTVDESKTQLIEQIESARTEYKANIINCGSLSHDEVLQLYASAGALVYPSLSESFGLPLVEAQAFDLPIIASELDYVRDVAEPVQSFDPCSPVSIARAVRRHMAVAGQPLVIHTAAAFFREVRTH
- a CDS encoding glycosyltransferase family 4 protein, which translates into the protein MKLLIVSQYFHPERFLINDIARTLAARGHEVDVLTGKPNYPEGRYYQGYGFFGINREQWQGVNIFRLPLAARGRANAIRLIINYLSFVVSGLLLGPWALRGRRHDCVLVFANSPLLKAIPAIFVSWIKRAPLLIWVQDLWPESLTATGHVNNSLVMSLVRKVVRFIYRHADMLLVQSHAFEPSIRQLMPDAVIRYYPNSVDQVFDTPEHQPGPCPAPMADGFRVVFAGNIGSAQAPDVIVEAAAALADTPEIRLVMIGDGSKRAWMEQQAQQRGLTNLVFPGSFPLEQVPGLLAHADVLLATLNKQPIFALTIPSKIQSYMAMARPVVVSIDGEGARIVEEADCGLAVPAGDGAALAQAIRRLHATDAGQRRQLGQNGRQYYETHFGREHLMQELVTLCQQAMNRDREHNQ
- a CDS encoding SDR family oxidoreductase, with the protein product MKVLVFGASGMLGNAVMRVLSESADLDVYGSVRSGAAKKYFPEAIAAKLITGVDVENHDSLVNVFAEVKPDIIINCVGLIKQLAHANDPLSAIPINSLLPHRLAKLAKLAGARMIHMSTDCVFTGEKGGYTEDDKSDSTDLYGVSKYLGEVKYDHSITLRTSIIGHELGGGSNGLVGWFLSQQGSCKGFTRAIFSGLPTVVLAQVIRDVVIPRPQMSGLYHVAAAPINKHDLITLVAKQYGKTIDIRPDDKLVIDRSLDASRFNSETGYTPPAWEELVRVMHTYYMKQESNNV
- a CDS encoding polysaccharide biosynthesis protein, whose translation is MFDDKVLMITGGTGSFGNAVLDRFLSTNVREIRIFSRDEKKQEEMRLGKNHDKLKFYIGDVRNYDSIHQALKGVDYVFHAAALKQVPSCEFYPLEAVNTNILGAENVLNAAVAQDVKRVIVLSTDKAVYPINAMGLSKAMMEKLMVAKSRMFTNTETVMCATRYGNVMASRGSVIPLFISQIQQGKPLTVTDPDMTRFLMSLEDSVDLVLHAYAHAEQGDIFVQKAPASTVGDLAQAMVELFDSKHGVKVIGTRHGEKLYESLVSREEMAHAEDMGRYYRVPADNRDLNYNKYFSDGEKAVSTLDDYTSHNTERLNVEQVKQLLLSLDIIQEALNG
- the wecB gene encoding UDP-N-acetylglucosamine 2-epimerase (non-hydrolyzing), producing the protein MVKVMTIVGTRPELIKMSRVIAEFDTHTDHVLVHTGQNYDYELNQVFFDDLGIRKPDHFLEADGKTAAETIANVIAASDRVMEQEQPDAVLLYGDTNSCLSIISAKRRKIPVFHFEAGNRCFDQRVPEEINRKVLDHLADINFVLTEHARRYLIAEGIAANTIIKTGSHMTEVLEYYQDKIDQARPLEPMGLEAGRYFLVSLHREENVDSPHNLRDLVDSLNALAEQYDFPVIVSTHPRTRKRLDQLDSLLASDRIRFMKPFGFCDYIQLQKQAFCVLSDSGTITEETALLGLTAVNVRNAHERPEGPDAGTLIMSGLKKDRILDAVRVTIDMTAQAQNSDPVADYQSRSVSKKVLKAVLSNIDHVNRTVWHKH